One Pirellulales bacterium DNA window includes the following coding sequences:
- a CDS encoding ABC transporter permease gives MYKVLLCWRYLRTRYIALASIISVTLGVATMIVVNSVMSGFTVEMQDRIHGILSDVVFESRSLEGFPDPDWHMQEIKRVAGEHIEAMTATVTVPAMLSFEFRGSTVTRPVQLVGIDEKTVGQVGDYAHYLQHPANREAMSFDLRDGGYDVLDHQSGPEARPREQLREAGWPVRRAQAEHARQVKFYEEMAIRQMVEEQAARVNVTLPASTDNEQQAVQQTVFTTSENPSSKNELSNEASEQAGLVSVVVMDPKGDAKPMFVEPIPEEPREPGVTPADLVEATTLEPHVAQQSEAADGAPPADPFADRPSTQESFDVGTKQHTGVVLGIALSSFRDHAGAERFLVVPGNDVKLSFPSAGTPPKIEGDFFTVVDLYESKMSEYDASLVFVPLRELQRLRGMIDPRTGVGLVSSIQIKLKNEKEINLVRDKLRGTFPPEVYGIFTWRDKQGPLLAAVDMEVAILNVLLFLIIAVAGFGILAIFFMIVVEKTRDIGILKSLGASGPGVMGIFLGYGLSLGIVGAGAGLVMGLLFVIYINEIADVLAFFTGHKVFDPSIYYFYRIPTLIDPLTVAWVVAGAIAIAVMASILPARRAARLHPVEALRYE, from the coding sequence ATGTACAAAGTGCTGCTCTGCTGGCGGTATCTCCGCACGCGCTACATCGCGCTCGCCTCGATCATCAGCGTGACGCTCGGCGTGGCCACAATGATCGTCGTGAACTCGGTCATGTCGGGCTTTACGGTCGAGATGCAGGACCGCATCCACGGCATTCTCTCCGACGTGGTCTTCGAGAGCCGCAGCCTCGAAGGATTCCCCGACCCCGACTGGCACATGCAGGAGATCAAACGTGTCGCCGGCGAGCATATCGAGGCGATGACCGCCACGGTCACGGTGCCGGCCATGCTCAGCTTCGAGTTTCGCGGCAGCACGGTGACGCGGCCCGTGCAGCTCGTGGGCATCGACGAAAAGACGGTCGGCCAGGTCGGCGATTACGCGCACTACCTGCAGCATCCCGCGAATCGCGAGGCGATGAGCTTCGACTTGCGTGACGGCGGCTATGATGTGCTGGACCACCAGTCGGGCCCCGAGGCGCGACCGCGCGAGCAATTGCGCGAAGCCGGCTGGCCCGTGCGTCGCGCGCAGGCCGAGCACGCCCGCCAAGTGAAGTTCTACGAAGAAATGGCCATCCGGCAGATGGTCGAAGAGCAGGCGGCACGCGTCAATGTGACATTGCCTGCGTCAACTGACAACGAGCAGCAAGCGGTTCAACAGACTGTTTTCACCACGTCCGAGAATCCTTCCTCGAAAAACGAACTGAGCAATGAAGCGTCCGAGCAAGCCGGCTTGGTGTCGGTCGTGGTCATGGATCCGAAAGGCGACGCCAAGCCGATGTTCGTAGAACCGATCCCTGAAGAACCACGCGAGCCCGGAGTTACTCCGGCCGATCTCGTCGAGGCGACGACGCTCGAACCGCATGTTGCACAGCAATCCGAGGCGGCTGACGGCGCCCCCCCCGCCGATCCCTTTGCCGATCGGCCGTCGACGCAAGAAAGCTTCGACGTGGGTACCAAACAGCACACCGGCGTAGTGCTCGGCATCGCGCTGTCGAGCTTTCGCGACCACGCAGGCGCCGAGCGGTTTCTCGTGGTGCCTGGCAACGACGTCAAGCTGTCGTTCCCCTCGGCCGGCACACCCCCCAAGATCGAGGGAGACTTCTTCACCGTCGTCGACCTCTATGAAAGCAAGATGAGCGAGTACGACGCCAGCCTCGTATTCGTGCCGCTGCGCGAGCTGCAGCGCCTGCGGGGCATGATCGATCCGCGCACCGGGGTGGGACTCGTCAGCTCGATTCAGATCAAGCTCAAGAACGAGAAGGAAATCAATCTCGTGCGCGACAAGCTTCGCGGCACGTTTCCGCCCGAGGTCTACGGCATCTTCACCTGGCGCGACAAGCAGGGCCCCTTGCTGGCCGCGGTCGACATGGAAGTGGCCATCCTCAATGTGCTCTTGTTCCTGATTATCGCGGTGGCCGGCTTCGGCATCCTGGCGATCTTCTTCATGATCGTGGTCGAGAAGACGCGCGATATCGGCATTCTCAAATCGCTGGGGGCCTCGGGGCCGGGCGTGATGGGCATCTTCCTCGGCTATGGCCTGTCGCTGGGCATTGTCGGCGCGGGCGCCGGCCTGGTCATGGGATTGCTGTTCGTAATCTACATCAACGAGATCGCCGACGTGCTCGCCTTCTTCACCGGGCACAAAGTGTTCGATCCCTCGATCTATTACTTCTATCGTATTCCGACTCTGATCGACCCGCTGACGGTGGCCTGGGTCGTCGCCGGCGCCATTGCGATCGCCGTGATGGCCAGTATCCTGCCGGCGCGCCGCGCCGCGCGACTCCATCCCGTGGAGGCCTTGCGTTATGAATAA
- a CDS encoding ABC transporter ATP-binding protein translates to MNNPIPSGVAAPRLAQAVRMVGSEHSPSLSRIDAAQPKRAPQLAAVNVQKSFYKGGVEIPVLRGVDMSIERGEFLAIVGQSGSGKSTLLHLLATLDAPDSGEIRFEDRRIDNVSRKERERLRNRQLGMIFQFYHLLPELTTLENVLSPIMVGNSLWSYWKSKRQHTAAATELLEMVGLGHRLKHRPRELSGGEMQRAAIARALIGAPEVLLADEPTGNLDHRTGGDIMQILRNLNHHRKLTIIMVTHDESIAEQADRIVRLADGRVQAR, encoded by the coding sequence ATGAATAACCCCATCCCCAGCGGCGTCGCCGCGCCGCGTCTGGCCCAGGCAGTTCGCATGGTCGGCAGCGAACACTCGCCGTCGCTATCGCGCATCGACGCCGCGCAACCGAAGCGCGCGCCCCAGCTCGCGGCGGTCAACGTCCAGAAGAGCTTTTACAAGGGGGGCGTCGAAATTCCCGTCCTCCGCGGCGTCGACATGAGCATCGAGCGGGGTGAGTTTCTCGCCATTGTCGGTCAAAGCGGCTCGGGCAAGTCGACGCTGTTGCATCTGCTGGCCACGCTCGACGCCCCCGACTCGGGCGAGATCCGCTTCGAGGACCGCCGCATCGACAACGTCTCGCGCAAAGAACGCGAGCGTTTGCGCAACCGCCAGCTCGGCATGATCTTCCAGTTCTACCACCTGCTGCCCGAGCTCACGACGCTCGAGAACGTGCTGTCGCCGATCATGGTGGGCAACAGCCTGTGGAGCTATTGGAAGTCGAAGCGCCAGCACACGGCGGCCGCGACCGAGTTGCTGGAAATGGTCGGCCTGGGGCATCGCCTCAAACATCGCCCCCGCGAGCTCTCGGGGGGGGAAATGCAGCGGGCCGCCATCGCCCGGGCCTTGATCGGCGCCCCCGAGGTTCTGTTAGCAGACGAACCGACGGGCAATCTCGACCATCGGACGGGGGGAGATATCATGCAGATTCTCCGCAACTTGAACCACCATCGGAAGCTCACTATCATCATGGTGACGCACGACGAATCGATCGCCGAGCAGGCGGATCGCATCGTTCGGCTGGCCGATGGGCGCGTGCAGGCGAGATGA
- the ilvE gene encoding branched-chain-amino-acid transaminase translates to MSLKIWINGKLYDKENAKISVYDHGLLYGDGVFEGLRSYSGRVFRLEAHLERLWNSAQAIWLEIPISREELGQAVVETLRANNIEDGYIRLVVTRGAGSLGLDPNRTSDPQVIIITDHIQLYPQELYERGLEIVSVSTLRNHPAALSPRIKSLNYLNNILAKIEGLQANCVEALMLNTRGEVAECTGDNIFLVRDGVLLTPPVDAGILEGITREAVMDLARQAGIEVRETALTKHDVYIADECFLTGTAAEVIPVVKVDSRRIGAGKPGPITCDLRERFHKLARSAG, encoded by the coding sequence ATGTCTCTCAAGATCTGGATCAACGGGAAGCTCTACGACAAAGAGAACGCCAAGATCAGCGTGTACGATCACGGCCTGCTCTACGGCGACGGCGTGTTCGAAGGGCTCCGCAGCTACAGCGGGCGCGTCTTCCGGCTCGAGGCGCATCTCGAGCGCTTGTGGAACTCGGCCCAGGCGATCTGGCTCGAGATCCCCATCTCGCGCGAGGAACTCGGCCAGGCCGTGGTCGAAACGCTCCGCGCGAACAACATCGAGGATGGCTACATCCGCCTGGTCGTCACGCGCGGCGCGGGCAGCCTGGGGCTCGACCCCAATCGCACCAGCGATCCCCAGGTGATCATCATCACCGATCACATCCAGCTCTATCCCCAGGAACTGTACGAGCGGGGACTCGAGATCGTCTCGGTCAGCACGCTGCGCAATCATCCGGCGGCGCTCAGCCCGAGGATCAAGTCGCTCAACTACCTGAACAACATTCTCGCCAAGATCGAAGGGCTGCAAGCCAACTGCGTCGAAGCGCTGATGCTCAATACGCGCGGCGAGGTGGCCGAATGCACGGGCGATAATATCTTTCTGGTGCGCGACGGAGTGCTGCTGACGCCGCCGGTCGACGCCGGCATTTTGGAAGGCATCACGCGCGAAGCGGTGATGGACCTGGCCCGCCAGGCCGGGATCGAGGTGCGCGAGACCGCCCTGACGAAGCACGACGTCTACATCGCCGACGAATGTTTTCTCACGGGTACCGCCGCCGAGGTGATACCGGTGGTCAAGGTCGACAGCCGTCGGATCGGCGCGGGCAAGCCCGGCCCCATCACTTGCGATCTTCGCGAGCGCTTTCACAAGCTCGCCCGCAGCGCGGGTTGA
- a CDS encoding alginate export family protein: MAKATWDEEAEFSSFGTVAHERFEGSAAATRGDGGMNDSLTDESAASEGPGEGVSFDTALRSEAVLQPAAPSGSKPKPHNPFAGTPPIFIFPRLGLYPVPPTGPGYYSAWDVLTDNYRQKPPPFPWGRISLKPYPLYDVDFRYLDDPQNKYHLWSDFLKRRRVGEGWLVSAGGEVRDRYMNELDSRFTTVTNRYEQLRTIAYGSAYYEDLFGVYVQFLDAQHFGEELPALPIDRDRADLSDLFVDLKLFEWDERPVYVRGGRQEIILGSQRLVSNLEWANVLRTFQGVRLFRQGEKWDATGFWLQPVIPDPSNFDSSDDRQNFTGLGTTYRSQPGRFWDLYALNLENSNQVAVGRDGRPGGTNVTTLGTRVIGDLDNTWLYDFEGMLQVGRYSNQQLQAGAVTTGGGYRFKDLSMSPQFWVYYDFASGDSNPGEGDTFGTFNQLYPFGHYYLGYLDLVARQNIQDFNVQFAFYPNKWTYVLLQYHSFHLVESRSPLFGAGGNVSRWDPTGAAGTDVGSELDLLVNFHLTAHQDILIGYSKLFAGNFIRQTGPNVSPELFYIQHQLRW; this comes from the coding sequence TTGGCAAAAGCCACCTGGGACGAGGAGGCGGAGTTTTCTTCCTTCGGCACGGTCGCGCACGAACGATTCGAAGGCTCCGCCGCGGCAACACGCGGCGACGGGGGAATGAACGATTCGCTGACGGATGAATCGGCCGCGAGCGAAGGCCCCGGCGAAGGTGTTTCGTTCGATACCGCTCTCAGGAGCGAAGCTGTATTGCAGCCCGCTGCTCCAAGCGGTTCCAAGCCAAAGCCACACAATCCGTTCGCCGGCACGCCACCGATCTTCATCTTTCCACGGCTGGGGCTCTATCCGGTTCCACCGACCGGCCCGGGTTACTATTCGGCGTGGGATGTTCTCACCGACAACTACCGGCAAAAGCCGCCCCCTTTTCCCTGGGGACGAATCAGCCTCAAGCCCTACCCGCTCTACGACGTCGACTTCCGCTATCTCGACGATCCTCAGAACAAGTACCACCTGTGGTCCGACTTTTTGAAACGTCGGCGCGTGGGAGAGGGGTGGCTCGTTTCGGCCGGCGGCGAAGTGCGCGACCGCTACATGAACGAACTCGACAGTCGCTTCACGACCGTGACGAACCGCTACGAGCAACTGCGCACGATCGCGTACGGCTCCGCCTATTACGAGGATCTTTTCGGCGTCTACGTGCAGTTTCTCGACGCGCAACATTTCGGCGAGGAATTGCCGGCCCTACCGATCGACCGCGATCGCGCGGACCTGAGCGATTTGTTCGTCGATCTGAAGCTCTTCGAGTGGGACGAACGGCCCGTCTATGTACGCGGCGGGAGACAAGAAATCATTCTCGGATCGCAGCGCCTGGTCTCGAACCTCGAGTGGGCCAACGTGCTGCGCACGTTTCAAGGAGTGCGCCTCTTCCGGCAGGGAGAAAAATGGGACGCAACGGGCTTTTGGCTGCAGCCGGTGATTCCCGACCCCTCGAACTTCGACTCGTCCGACGATCGGCAGAACTTCACCGGTCTGGGGACGACGTATCGCTCGCAGCCAGGGCGGTTCTGGGATCTCTACGCGCTGAACCTCGAGAACTCGAATCAAGTGGCCGTAGGTCGCGATGGACGGCCCGGTGGCACGAACGTCACCACGCTCGGCACACGCGTCATCGGCGATCTGGACAACACGTGGCTCTACGACTTTGAAGGCATGCTGCAAGTGGGCCGCTATTCGAATCAGCAATTGCAGGCGGGGGCCGTGACCACGGGGGGCGGCTACCGTTTCAAAGACCTGTCGATGTCGCCGCAGTTCTGGGTCTACTACGATTTCGCCTCAGGCGACTCGAACCCGGGCGAAGGGGACACCTTCGGCACGTTCAACCAACTCTACCCGTTCGGCCATTACTACTTGGGGTACCTCGACCTGGTGGCGCGGCAGAACATCCAGGACTTCAACGTGCAGTTCGCCTTCTATCCGAACAAGTGGACCTACGTGCTGCTGCAATACCACAGTTTTCATCTGGTGGAGTCCCGTTCTCCCTTGTTCGGCGCGGGAGGCAATGTCTCGCGTTGGGATCCCACCGGTGCGGCAGGCACCGATGTGGGGAGTGAGCTGGACCTGCTCGTGAACTTTCATCTCACCGCCCATCAAGACATCTTGATTGGCTACTCGAAGCTGTTCGCCGGCAATTTCATCCGCCAGACGGGTCCCAACGTCTCGCCCGAGCTGTTCTACATCCAACATCAGTTGCGCTGGTGA
- a CDS encoding threonine synthase has protein sequence MSRFVTHLESALDGTSLPADRLQTLHRERPLWVRYDLEAIGRAVTWDEVVARPATMWRWRELLPVPDEHSIVSLGETVTPLLRCARLGARFGLERVWIKDESRLPTGSFKSRGLAMAVSMARHFGVQRLAIPTAGNAGGAAAAYAARAGLEAFVFMPDDTPAINQYECRLAGAKTFLVDGLITDCGRIVREGKERLGWFDLSTLKEPYRIEGKKTMGLELAEQFAGHLPEVILYPTGGGTGLIGMWKAFAELASLGWLASGRRPRMVAVQSDGCAPIVRAFEAGERFAEPFAGAATIASGIRVPAAVGDFMILDAVRESAGRAIAVDERRISEWMQFATSLEGISVCPETAACVGALEMLAAEGWIAPDDRVVVFNTGAAQKYPEAMAIDLPRLRHREPIDWARLERGV, from the coding sequence GTGAGCAGGTTCGTCACTCATCTCGAAAGTGCGCTCGACGGAACGTCGTTGCCGGCCGATCGCCTGCAGACATTGCACCGCGAGCGCCCGTTGTGGGTGCGCTACGACCTGGAGGCCATCGGCCGCGCCGTGACATGGGATGAAGTCGTGGCCCGACCGGCCACGATGTGGCGCTGGCGCGAATTGTTGCCGGTGCCGGACGAGCACAGCATCGTCTCGCTGGGCGAAACGGTAACTCCCTTGCTGCGCTGCGCGCGACTGGGGGCGAGGTTCGGACTCGAGCGGGTCTGGATCAAGGATGAATCGCGCCTGCCGACGGGCAGCTTCAAGAGCCGTGGCCTGGCGATGGCCGTGAGCATGGCACGGCACTTCGGCGTGCAGCGATTGGCGATTCCCACGGCGGGCAACGCTGGCGGCGCCGCGGCCGCCTACGCGGCGCGGGCCGGACTCGAAGCGTTCGTCTTCATGCCCGACGACACGCCCGCTATCAATCAGTACGAATGCCGCTTGGCCGGGGCCAAGACCTTTCTCGTCGACGGCCTGATCACCGACTGCGGCCGCATCGTGCGCGAAGGCAAAGAGCGTCTGGGCTGGTTCGACCTGTCGACGCTCAAGGAGCCTTATCGCATCGAAGGCAAGAAAACGATGGGGCTCGAACTGGCCGAGCAGTTCGCTGGGCATTTGCCCGAGGTGATTCTCTATCCCACCGGGGGTGGCACCGGGTTGATCGGCATGTGGAAGGCGTTCGCCGAACTGGCCTCGCTCGGTTGGCTGGCCTCGGGTCGACGACCGCGCATGGTGGCGGTGCAATCGGACGGCTGTGCGCCGATCGTCCGCGCCTTTGAGGCCGGAGAGCGATTTGCCGAACCATTCGCCGGCGCCGCGACCATCGCCAGCGGCATCCGCGTGCCGGCGGCGGTCGGAGACTTCATGATCCTCGATGCCGTGCGCGAGAGCGCCGGACGCGCCATCGCCGTCGACGAGAGACGCATCTCGGAATGGATGCAGTTCGCGACGTCACTCGAAGGAATCAGCGTTTGTCCCGAGACCGCCGCCTGCGTCGGGGCCCTCGAGATGCTCGCTGCCGAAGGTTGGATCGCCCCCGACGATCGCGTGGTCGTGTTCAATACCGGGGCCGCGCAGAAGTATCCCGAGGCGATGGCGATCGACTTGCCACGTCTGCGGCATCGCGAACCGATTGACTGGGCGCGCCTCGAGCGTGGAGTCTGA
- a CDS encoding aminopeptidase, with product MNDPRIKRLAEILIDHSCQLARGEKVLIEAFDLPDPALVTTLVELAAARGAVPLVTWKNNAVLRSLYRSGTKESISLAGELERARMEQMDAYIGIRGAANSNQFADVPHEQMDLYQTYWWQVVHTEVRVPKTKWVVLRYPTDSMAQAANMSTEAFENFYFDVCTADYVQMARDQEPLVKRMEAASEVRIVGPGTDLRFSIQGIPVRPCHGQRNIPDGEVFTAPVRDSINGTIRYNTPSRYQGTVFDNIEFEFREGKIVRATANETEKINRVLDADEGARYIGEWSIGCNNRVRRPMLDTLFDEKIGGSIHLTPGNAYDECDNGNRSRVHWDLVLIQTPEYGGGEIWFDGELLRRDGRFVPADLQGLNVGL from the coding sequence ATGAACGATCCCCGCATAAAACGTCTCGCCGAGATCCTGATCGATCACAGTTGCCAGCTTGCCCGGGGCGAGAAGGTCTTGATCGAGGCCTTCGACCTGCCCGATCCCGCGCTCGTGACGACGCTGGTCGAGCTGGCGGCGGCGCGCGGCGCCGTGCCGCTGGTGACGTGGAAGAACAACGCCGTGCTGCGGTCTCTCTATCGCTCGGGCACGAAGGAGAGCATCTCGCTGGCGGGCGAGCTGGAGCGGGCCCGCATGGAGCAGATGGACGCCTACATCGGCATCCGCGGCGCGGCGAACAGCAACCAGTTTGCCGACGTCCCGCACGAGCAGATGGATTTGTACCAGACCTACTGGTGGCAGGTCGTCCACACCGAGGTCCGCGTGCCGAAGACGAAGTGGGTCGTGCTGCGCTATCCGACCGATTCGATGGCTCAGGCGGCCAACATGAGCACCGAGGCCTTCGAGAACTTCTATTTCGACGTCTGCACGGCCGACTACGTGCAGATGGCCCGCGACCAGGAGCCGCTCGTCAAACGCATGGAAGCGGCCAGCGAAGTGCGCATCGTCGGGCCAGGTACCGATTTGCGGTTTTCGATCCAGGGGATTCCGGTGCGTCCGTGCCACGGTCAGCGAAACATTCCTGACGGCGAGGTCTTTACGGCCCCCGTACGCGACAGCATCAATGGCACGATTCGCTACAATACCCCGTCGCGGTATCAGGGAACCGTGTTCGACAACATCGAGTTCGAGTTTCGCGAGGGCAAAATCGTCCGCGCCACGGCCAACGAGACCGAGAAGATCAATCGCGTGCTCGATGCGGACGAAGGGGCACGCTACATCGGCGAATGGTCGATCGGCTGCAACAATCGCGTTCGCCGTCCGATGCTCGATACGCTCTTCGACGAGAAGATCGGCGGTTCGATCCATCTGACGCCCGGCAACGCCTACGACGAGTGCGACAACGGCAATCGCAGCCGGGTGCATTGGGATCTCGTGTTGATTCAAACGCCCGAGTATGGCGGCGGCGAGATCTGGTTCGACGGCGAATTGCTCCGCCGCGATGGTCGCTTCGTGCCGGCCGATTTGCAAGGACTCAACGTGGGGCTGTAG
- a CDS encoding C-terminal binding protein, translating into MASPHVLITDFAWTDLDVERDILSRAGAELAVAPAHDVASLIEAVREADAIMTCWAPLPAEVIDAAPKCRVIARLGIGLDNIDVARATARRIAVTNVPDYCLEEVAEHTLALLLALARKVAFYHLATKQGRYDLRAELPIHRVAGQTLGLIGYGNIGSTVARKAQAFGLNVLATTRRESQLEGAVWRPLDDLLAESDFICLHLPLTDDSRHLIDAARLARMKSSACLINTSRGGLVDHPALARALSAGKLAGAALDVHEPEPPDLAQAPWNHPHVIVTPHVAFASEESLADLRRRATQSVVDVLSGRRPRNLVNPDVWV; encoded by the coding sequence ATGGCCTCACCTCACGTACTCATCACCGATTTCGCCTGGACCGATCTCGACGTCGAGCGCGACATCCTGTCGCGTGCCGGGGCAGAGCTCGCTGTCGCGCCGGCGCACGACGTGGCCTCGTTGATCGAGGCAGTGCGCGAGGCCGACGCCATCATGACCTGCTGGGCCCCCTTGCCGGCGGAAGTGATCGACGCCGCCCCAAAATGTCGCGTCATTGCACGCCTGGGCATCGGGCTCGACAACATCGATGTCGCGCGTGCCACGGCGCGGCGCATCGCCGTGACCAACGTGCCGGATTATTGTCTCGAGGAAGTGGCCGAGCACACGCTGGCACTGCTGCTGGCCCTGGCACGCAAGGTGGCCTTCTACCATCTGGCCACCAAACAAGGCCGCTACGATCTGCGGGCCGAACTGCCCATCCATCGCGTGGCCGGGCAAACACTGGGGCTCATCGGTTATGGCAACATCGGCAGCACGGTGGCCCGCAAGGCGCAGGCCTTTGGTCTCAACGTGCTCGCCACGACGCGTCGCGAATCGCAGCTCGAGGGGGCCGTGTGGCGACCGCTCGACGACTTGCTCGCCGAAAGCGACTTCATCTGCTTGCATCTGCCGCTGACCGACGATTCGCGACACCTGATCGACGCGGCACGTCTGGCGCGCATGAAGTCTTCGGCCTGTCTCATCAATACATCGCGCGGCGGGCTGGTCGATCATCCCGCGCTTGCCCGGGCACTCTCGGCTGGCAAGCTGGCGGGCGCGGCCCTCGACGTACACGAGCCCGAGCCCCCCGATCTCGCGCAGGCACCGTGGAACCATCCGCACGTGATCGTGACGCCGCATGTCGCCTTCGCGTCCGAGGAATCGCTGGCCGATCTGCGTCGCCGTGCCACGCAGTCGGTGGTCGACGTACTGTCGGGCCGGCGACCGCGGAATCTCGTGAATCCCGACGTGTGGGTGTAA
- a CDS encoding ThuA domain-containing protein: MLGGCWGGGYSVTTEVTIRLPYAFILPYRAARGVAFEEIPTMRRREMLLTTGAALSLAAFPRGWVAAEDKRKPHVLFFTRSQGFEHSVINRGKDEKPGHAETVFTELGQQNGFDVTVTKDGRVFDGDLDQFDAFFFFTTGDLTQPSRDGGEPMSAAGKERLLAAVAGGKGFLGSHCASDTFHSQGDARERQNPPDPYIAMIGGEFISHGPQQLAKQEVIDPKFPGVEKLGDSFALLDEWYALKNFADDLHVILLQITEFMKGNDYARPNYPSTWARMHGQGRVFYTSMGHREDVWTNPIFQGIVLGAVSWAVGNVDVDVAPNLSSAAPDAHTLKNA; encoded by the coding sequence TTGCTTGGCGGGTGCTGGGGCGGTGGTTATTCTGTTACCACGGAAGTCACGATTCGCCTGCCCTACGCCTTCATCCTGCCCTACCGCGCGGCCCGCGGGGTCGCCTTCGAGGAGATTCCCACCATGCGTCGTCGCGAAATGCTGTTGACTACGGGTGCTGCCTTGAGCCTGGCTGCTTTTCCGCGCGGTTGGGTCGCGGCCGAAGACAAGCGCAAGCCGCACGTACTGTTCTTTACACGAAGCCAGGGATTCGAGCACTCGGTCATCAACCGCGGCAAGGACGAGAAGCCGGGACACGCGGAGACCGTCTTCACCGAATTGGGCCAGCAGAACGGCTTCGACGTGACCGTCACGAAGGACGGCCGCGTGTTCGATGGCGATCTCGATCAGTTCGATGCCTTCTTTTTCTTCACGACGGGCGATCTGACGCAGCCCAGTCGCGACGGCGGCGAGCCGATGTCGGCGGCCGGCAAGGAACGACTGCTGGCAGCCGTGGCGGGGGGCAAGGGGTTCCTCGGCTCGCACTGCGCGAGCGATACGTTTCACTCGCAGGGGGATGCCCGCGAACGACAGAATCCCCCCGACCCGTACATCGCCATGATCGGGGGAGAGTTCATCAGCCACGGCCCGCAGCAGTTGGCCAAGCAGGAGGTGATCGATCCGAAGTTTCCCGGCGTGGAGAAGCTGGGCGATTCGTTCGCCCTGCTCGATGAGTGGTACGCGCTGAAGAACTTTGCCGACGATCTGCACGTCATCCTGCTGCAGATCACCGAGTTCATGAAAGGGAACGACTACGCGCGGCCGAACTATCCTTCGACCTGGGCGCGGATGCACGGCCAGGGGCGCGTCTTCTACACCTCGATGGGGCACCGCGAGGACGTGTGGACGAACCCGATCTTCCAGGGCATCGTGCTGGGCGCGGTTTCGTGGGCGGTGGGCAATGTCGACGTCGACGTGGCGCCCAACCTGAGCAGCGCCGCCCCGGACGCACACACGCTCAAGAACGCCTGA
- a CDS encoding type VI secretion system amidase effector protein Tae4 — translation MTMWNHFSTVNVDVVGVGKVIGGKVGVNVELGVKDPQAGFTNACAIRMSYCLNNSGKPVSRGAWATVSGADKKWYIYRVKDLVAYLTHNFGKPDQVTKNPKSADFAGQKGILAFQVSGWSDATGHVTLWDGSICSDQCFFGKASEASLWTLK, via the coding sequence ATGACGATGTGGAACCATTTCTCCACGGTCAATGTCGATGTCGTCGGCGTGGGCAAAGTGATCGGCGGAAAGGTCGGCGTCAACGTCGAGCTAGGCGTTAAAGACCCCCAGGCGGGTTTCACCAACGCCTGCGCGATCCGGATGAGTTATTGCTTGAATAACTCCGGCAAGCCCGTTTCACGCGGTGCTTGGGCCACTGTCTCCGGCGCCGACAAGAAGTGGTACATTTATCGCGTGAAGGATCTGGTGGCCTATCTCACCCACAACTTTGGAAAACCTGACCAGGTGACCAAGAATCCGAAGTCCGCCGATTTCGCCGGACAGAAGGGGATCCTGGCGTTCCAAGTCTCAGGCTGGAGCGATGCCACCGGACATGTCACGCTCTGGGACGGGAGCATTTGCTCCGACCAATGCTTTTTCGGCAAGGCCAGCGAGGCTTCGTTGTGGACTCTGAAATAG